A stretch of Candidatus Vicinibacter affinis DNA encodes these proteins:
- a CDS encoding Fic family protein — protein sequence MINNRFSLKITVFHGRMSPEEGFLVGYGALLEAYKLEVPVPDVLALISTKKREYKTDEWQVFTSRYLPEDSLYKHLIFALKYEGINLLLLKKLFEKLSEEETLALIKQEPTGQYSRRLWFLYEWLLKKQLDTEDIQLGNYIPLVDMELQFAITKGEKSVRHRIINNLPGINGFCPLIRKTDKLNQYIEKNISTHTEKYIKDIHAEVLKRASAFLLLKDSKASFTIEGESPKSKRMARWGQAIGQAGRIELNKEELLRLQQIIIENPRFVDMGFRNKGGFIGEHDRITGEPLPDHISAKWQDLDHLMTSLIQTNQMLLKSDMDAVLSAAITAFGFVFIHPFEDGNGRLHRYLIHHILSKKQFSKQGMIFPVSASILDHIVDYRKVLEAYSLPLLDYIDWRETNDHNIEVLNDTMDYYAYFDATKQAEFMYDCVMDTIENIIPREVNYIIRYDQFKRYIEDEFEMPDKLVALLVRFLEQNGGSLSKRAKENEFDKLNEEEISKIETEYQKIFT from the coding sequence ATGATTAATAATCGTTTTTCACTAAAAATCACTGTTTTTCACGGACGGATGTCTCCTGAAGAAGGATTTCTTGTAGGTTATGGTGCTTTATTGGAAGCATACAAACTGGAAGTGCCGGTTCCTGATGTACTTGCACTTATAAGCACTAAAAAACGAGAATACAAGACCGATGAATGGCAGGTGTTCACATCAAGATACCTACCGGAAGATAGTTTGTATAAGCATTTGATTTTTGCTTTAAAATATGAAGGGATCAATCTCCTGTTACTGAAAAAACTATTTGAAAAACTTTCAGAGGAAGAAACATTGGCATTAATAAAACAAGAACCGACCGGACAATATAGCAGAAGACTCTGGTTTTTGTATGAATGGTTATTGAAAAAACAATTAGACACCGAAGATATACAACTAGGGAACTATATACCCTTGGTAGACATGGAATTGCAATTTGCTATAACAAAAGGAGAAAAATCAGTACGACATCGCATTATAAATAATCTACCCGGGATTAATGGCTTCTGCCCGTTGATTCGAAAAACGGATAAACTGAACCAATATATTGAAAAAAATATTTCCACCCATACAGAAAAATATATTAAAGATATTCATGCAGAAGTATTAAAACGGGCATCCGCATTTTTATTGCTGAAAGACTCCAAAGCATCTTTTACTATTGAAGGAGAAAGTCCTAAAAGCAAAAGAATGGCAAGATGGGGACAAGCTATTGGGCAGGCAGGTAGGATTGAATTAAATAAAGAAGAGTTATTGAGATTACAACAAATAATCATTGAAAATCCCCGATTTGTGGACATGGGTTTTCGTAACAAAGGCGGATTTATAGGGGAGCATGATCGAATTACCGGAGAGCCCTTGCCAGATCATATATCGGCCAAATGGCAAGACCTGGATCATTTAATGACAAGTCTGATACAAACCAATCAGATGCTATTAAAAAGTGATATGGATGCTGTGCTGTCAGCTGCAATTACTGCATTTGGTTTTGTATTCATTCATCCATTTGAAGACGGTAATGGTCGTTTACACCGCTACCTGATACATCATATACTTTCAAAAAAACAATTTTCAAAACAAGGTATGATATTTCCTGTGTCAGCTTCTATTTTAGATCACATCGTTGATTATAGAAAAGTACTGGAAGCCTATTCTTTGCCTCTTCTTGATTATATAGATTGGCGGGAAACCAATGATCACAATATTGAAGTGCTCAATGACACTATGGATTATTATGCCTATTTTGATGCGACCAAACAGGCCGAGTTTATGTATGATTGTGTCATGGATACGATTGAAAACATTATACCACGCGAAGTAAACTATATCATACGATATGACCAATTCAAGCGCTATATTGAAGATGAATTTGAAATGCCGGATAAACTGGTTGCGCTTTTGGTGCGGTTTCTGGAACAAAATGGAGGCTCCCTTTCAAAAAGAGCAAAGGAAAATGAATTTGACAAACTTAATGAAGAAGAAATAAGCAAAATTGAAACTGAATACCAGAAAATATTTACCTAA
- a CDS encoding c-type cytochrome, whose protein sequence is MTIKLYILLLISLISFSEIPKQDMHILDFGLFTLKTPSDWEKIDQQGIDSYAGSLTNRRDTLNFNLGLYSRSVCDNDEPNKHKLKRDTVNGLIAYIVIPVVAGQGRIGMSIESFKNREQRFVISGRDIIYTDTILDIFKSIMFSESDETQNPLLTYDKFNLIPDGSGRSLFRNYCASCHQRHMDFIGPNLQNILSTRSMDWVFKYITDRKSIVFKKKSSKKEQLRCIENPSLSKEYIERIIEYLN, encoded by the coding sequence ATGACCATAAAACTATATATATTATTATTGATTTCATTGATTAGCTTTTCCGAAATACCGAAACAGGATATGCATATACTTGATTTCGGATTATTTACTCTTAAAACCCCGTCGGACTGGGAGAAGATAGATCAACAAGGAATAGATAGTTATGCTGGCTCCTTAACCAATAGAAGAGACACTTTGAATTTCAATCTGGGCTTGTATAGTAGATCAGTCTGCGACAATGATGAACCCAATAAACACAAATTGAAAAGAGATACGGTCAATGGTCTAATCGCATATATTGTAATTCCTGTTGTTGCTGGTCAAGGAAGAATAGGGATGAGTATTGAGAGTTTCAAAAATAGAGAACAAAGGTTTGTTATCAGTGGAAGAGATATTATATATACCGATACGATACTTGACATTTTTAAATCTATTATGTTTTCAGAAAGTGATGAGACCCAAAATCCATTATTAACTTATGATAAGTTTAATTTAATTCCTGATGGATCTGGTAGAAGTTTATTTCGTAATTATTGTGCTTCTTGCCATCAAAGACATATGGATTTTATTGGGCCGAATTTGCAAAACATTCTGTCGACAAGATCCATGGACTGGGTATTTAAATATATTACTGACAGAAAAAGCATCGTGTTCAAGAAAAAATCCAGTAAAAAAGAACAATTGAGATGTATTGAAAATCCGAGTTTAAGCAAGGAATATATAGAGAGAATTATTGAATATTTGAATTAA
- a CDS encoding DUF1624 domain-containing protein, which yields MKDRIESIDLLRGLAMAIMALDHVRDYFHLTANTDDPLNLNTTTMALFFTRWITHFCAPVFVFLSGTSIYLQSLRKTKKELSLFLIKRGLWLIFLEVVVVSFGWSFNPAYHGIFLQVIWAIGISMVVLGLLINLPFNAILAIGALIVLGHNGLDYLESAEGFQVGFFWNLFHHGFFTPYFLDGDHYVLIIYAFVPWTGLMMLGYCFGKYFSSFPEPSIRRKKIFGMGILLIGLFVLLRGINQYGDPHAWAYQSDGIKSFLSFINVNKYPPSLMFMSLMIGLGMMVLAWVESVKNIFTDFLRTFGRVSLFYYLVHIYLIHQLSTISFFMRGHTFAEGYHKESHFPFYFLVQGEGYGLPVVYGVWILVLILLYPLCKWYDRYKTAHKEKWWLSYL from the coding sequence ATGAAAGACCGGATTGAATCCATTGACCTACTCAGGGGACTTGCCATGGCCATCATGGCACTGGATCATGTGCGAGACTATTTTCACCTTACTGCCAACACGGATGATCCCCTGAATCTGAATACGACGACGATGGCACTTTTTTTTACACGATGGATTACCCATTTTTGCGCACCGGTTTTTGTATTTCTTTCAGGGACGTCCATTTATCTGCAATCCCTCAGGAAGACGAAAAAGGAATTAAGTTTGTTTCTTATTAAAAGAGGTTTGTGGTTGATTTTTCTGGAGGTTGTGGTCGTCAGTTTTGGTTGGTCATTTAACCCTGCCTATCATGGTATATTTTTGCAGGTAATCTGGGCTATTGGAATCAGTATGGTTGTGCTGGGTCTGCTGATTAATTTACCATTTAATGCAATTTTGGCCATAGGAGCTTTGATTGTGCTTGGACACAATGGATTGGATTATTTAGAATCCGCAGAAGGCTTTCAGGTCGGTTTTTTTTGGAACCTATTTCATCATGGATTTTTTACTCCCTACTTTCTTGATGGAGATCATTATGTTTTAATCATCTATGCTTTTGTTCCCTGGACAGGATTGATGATGCTGGGCTATTGTTTTGGGAAATATTTTAGTTCCTTTCCGGAACCATCCATCCGGCGAAAGAAAATATTTGGTATGGGTATTTTGTTGATTGGATTATTTGTGTTGCTTCGTGGGATCAATCAATATGGAGATCCTCATGCCTGGGCTTATCAAAGTGATGGGATAAAAAGTTTTTTATCTTTTATAAATGTCAACAAGTATCCGCCGTCTTTGATGTTCATGAGTCTGATGATCGGATTGGGGATGATGGTATTGGCCTGGGTGGAGTCGGTAAAAAATATATTTACTGATTTTCTCAGGACATTCGGGCGTGTATCATTATTCTATTATTTGGTCCACATTTATCTCATTCACCAATTATCTACGATAAGTTTTTTTATGCGCGGCCATACGTTTGCTGAGGGTTATCATAAGGAATCTCACTTTCCATTTTATTTTTTGGTGCAGGGAGAAGGATATGGTTTGCCGGTGGTATATGGAGTGTGGATATTGGTATTGATTTTACTTTATCCGTTGTGCAAATGGTATGATCGGTATAAGACCGCACACAAAGAAAAATGGTGGTTGAGTTATTTGTAG
- a CDS encoding PQQ-binding-like beta-propeller repeat protein, with protein MILRTFFLSLFFLLVIEHFVDAQNWSTYGGGSYRNALSSMTGPGEISTPVWNVASGNQTNLAQAIYSFGDRFVTSRIKFSPYSGLIECRRISNGMLLWTSPSIRSTSILYAIGFTEDAVYAHDYNNDSLYALSPENGLIKWRGKVKSQTFGAYPGVVYSCDGDLILNAPVASGNFTMRVDKHNGQVKWFNKELIAIGPAVGLAATETTVYRITGGITLPIRLTAMDVETGKTKYSSAPIPGDGDQENPIMIGSDGIIYFWRDGGSFYAYEDTGSDFVKKWEYMPQITTGVALSGNMAEAMDGNIYIFDNGYLKKISHSSGEVLMVSVVDLPKGSICVGVDSTVYVNDQEGKYYALTDDLQIVKWNLNLSGNHYCAPAILQEGVMVLAGGGYNIRAYQTAKAHSPVVDFRASVRRIRAGESIDFYDQSSYVPEKWNWEFEGAEIDHSDQQHPKSIRYLNPGIFTVGLQAENGLGSHMIAKDCYVEVLPATSVADFDKKMTIRLFPNPSHDVIYFDPPIQDENCRIFSANGKLVKETSIHQNSLNVGSLESGIYFLFLETSKSRIRMVKI; from the coding sequence ATGATTTTACGAACTTTTTTTTTAAGTTTATTTTTTCTTCTGGTAATAGAGCATTTTGTGGATGCACAAAACTGGAGCACCTATGGAGGAGGCAGCTACAGAAATGCGCTTAGCAGCATGACAGGTCCAGGTGAGATAAGTACACCTGTTTGGAATGTGGCCAGTGGAAATCAAACGAATCTTGCGCAAGCCATTTATTCATTTGGCGATCGGTTTGTTACCAGTCGCATTAAATTCAGTCCGTACTCCGGACTTATCGAATGCAGAAGAATTTCAAATGGTATGTTGTTGTGGACATCTCCTAGTATTAGAAGTACTTCTATCCTTTATGCCATAGGTTTCACAGAAGATGCGGTATATGCTCATGACTACAACAATGACAGTCTTTATGCACTCAGTCCTGAAAATGGATTGATTAAATGGCGAGGTAAGGTGAAGTCACAAACTTTCGGTGCGTATCCGGGAGTAGTTTACAGTTGTGATGGAGATTTGATACTGAATGCACCGGTTGCTTCGGGTAATTTTACCATGAGGGTGGATAAGCATAATGGTCAAGTAAAATGGTTTAACAAGGAGTTGATTGCCATAGGACCTGCTGTTGGACTTGCAGCAACAGAAACTACGGTGTACCGAATTACAGGAGGAATTACCCTGCCGATAAGGCTCACAGCGATGGATGTAGAAACCGGTAAAACAAAATATTCATCCGCGCCTATACCCGGCGACGGAGATCAGGAAAATCCTATCATGATCGGAAGTGATGGGATCATTTATTTTTGGCGTGATGGCGGATCATTTTATGCATACGAAGATACCGGAAGTGATTTTGTAAAGAAGTGGGAGTACATGCCACAGATCACTACCGGTGTAGCACTTAGCGGAAATATGGCAGAGGCCATGGATGGAAATATTTATATTTTTGACAATGGTTATTTAAAAAAAATCAGTCATTCATCCGGAGAAGTTTTGATGGTCAGTGTGGTGGATCTTCCAAAGGGAAGCATTTGTGTAGGGGTGGATTCAACCGTTTATGTGAATGATCAGGAAGGAAAATATTATGCCCTTACAGACGATCTACAAATTGTTAAATGGAATTTAAATTTATCGGGCAATCATTATTGTGCGCCTGCAATATTGCAGGAGGGAGTGATGGTTTTAGCAGGTGGTGGATATAATATCCGTGCCTATCAGACTGCAAAAGCGCACAGTCCTGTGGTAGATTTTCGCGCCTCTGTCAGAAGAATCAGGGCGGGAGAATCCATTGACTTTTATGATCAATCATCGTATGTACCTGAAAAATGGAATTGGGAATTTGAAGGTGCGGAAATTGATCATTCTGATCAGCAACATCCAAAGAGTATTCGTTATCTCAATCCAGGTATTTTTACAGTTGGACTGCAAGCTGAAAACGGTTTAGGAAGTCACATGATTGCAAAAGATTGTTACGTAGAAGTTTTGCCAGCAACAAGTGTAGCTGATTTTGACAAAAAAATGACCATTCGTTTATTTCCAAATCCAAGTCATGATGTGATTTACTTTGATCCACCTATCCAAGATGAAAATTGTAGGATATTTTCAGCAAATGGTAAATTGGTAAAAGAGACCAGCATTCATCAAAATTCATTGAATGTAGGTTCTCTGGAATCAGGAATCTATTTCTTGTTTTTAGAAACTTCCAAATCGAGAATCCGAATGGTCAAAATCTAA
- a CDS encoding transposase: MSKLKRKFTKEQKLEIVKMSLEDNLLDREVAERFTVLLKVIYYWHKSLCNMNTLPSQAMVRCLEPNRKKDMQH; the protein is encoded by the coding sequence ATGTCAAAATTGAAAAGAAAATTCACCAAGGAGCAAAAGCTCGAGATTGTCAAAATGTCACTAGAAGACAATCTGTTAGATAGGGAAGTAGCTGAGCGATTTACTGTGTTATTAAAGGTCATTTATTATTGGCATAAGAGTTTGTGCAATATGAATACACTGCCTTCCCAGGCAATGGTAAGATGCTTGGAACCGAACAGGAAAAAGGACATGCAACATTAA